The Halobacillus ihumii genomic sequence CTGTAGCATACATAATTAGTTAACCCCTTTCGGTTTTGTTTTCTTTGTTTGAAATCGCATGGGAATGTGAATATATACTTGCCCTTCATCCGCCATTTCAGAATTATAGGTACAAGAAAAGCCCAGCCCCTTCATCGTCTGAATTGTTTGTTCCGACAATGAAGAAGTTGAGCCGGTCTTAGTGAAAATCGAAATATGAACTTGAATATTCTCAGCCAGTGGATTGTTATCACCATAATGAGTGTCAGTTTGATTTAAGATGGAATAGATCAAGTAGGTATCAAAGTCCTGATTAGCTGGTGCCTTTACACCGAAAATGGCGGCATAGCCTCTATATTCATCAAGTTGAGCCGCCAAATTTTCGTTTTGTTCTAAAGCCAGAAGAATATCATCTCTCATGTTAATCATAAGCTCATGATCCTTCTCATGCCTTCAGTTAATGTCAAAGCCACACCATCTTTTGATTCAGCAATCCCGATAGTCATTGGCATTTGAGCAGACATTTTTACTGTGCCAAACTCAAGGAATTTCAATTTAAACCCTAGCCCTTTCCTTGCCCCTACTTCTACATAACGTTCTCCAAAATTGTTGGTTTTCGTCCGACTCACAATAATGTGATCTTGAAGGTGCTGATAGGTTGCGCTATTGGTTTTGGATCGATGGATATTATCAGCGATAGCATCAGCTAAAACTTCACCAGCTGTACGAAGCACTTTACCTTCCTGGCTTCTCCCTTTCTTACCAAGCTGATCGATACGATTACGCATGGAGATATTCATATCAGCTCCCACTATCCATCACCGCCTCTGTGATCACTTCTAATTCACGATTCATGCCTTCCATGTCGAGTATCCCTTTAATCTCGTAAACTTGTTTGATGGATTTATCAGGGTTTTTCTTAACAATTCTCATAGATTCATTCAATTCATCGTCATAACGCATTTTCCAATTCACTGTATGGATTGCATTAACCGCCTTAGCGTCAAAATACTCCTCAGCCTTCATCGGGACTTTATCAGCGAACTTCTTTTTAAAATCAATCCATGTATCAACCCATCGACCATCAGGATTACGAGTTGATTCCTTATTCTGAACATAAACCACATGACGATATTTGCCTGGTCTGATGGGCCGCATTAAAACCACCCCTTATAAGGGTAAAGCAGAGACTCAATAGAAAAAGGTATTTTAACAACCGATGTACCGACGATAACCGCTTCCCTATTTTCATAGAAATGGGAGACTAATAGGTGGATAGCTTGCCCAATGTCTTCTGGTAATGTTTCATATCCTGCTGTGTACTGAACTTTAAAAGCGTCAATAGGATATAATTCTACATCCGGCCATTCCACCAATAAGATTGCCGGTTCAGATTCGCTCACATAAAAATCTGTGACCTCTATAACGTTACCTTTTCTATCTTTCACACTCACTTTATCTATGGTTTGTAAGGGTGGATTAGGAATTTTAATCCGTTCTTTGCGCTCATCTAATATTAATTCATACGTTTTAACAGCCAAGGAACGACGAGTGAACTTTTCAGCGCTTCTTCTTGCAGCTGCAATGATCCGTTTCACCGTGTCATCCTCTTGCCCTTGATCTAGATGTAAATACTCTTGAGCATCAGCAACAGTAAGTGGTTCAGCCGTTGGCTCGGTGATCACTTTTACATGCATTATTCACCCTCCTGTCTAATAAAGGGAAAGATTTTACTCTTTGCCTTCTTCATTGTTGGGTGATTCTTCATTTTCTTTTAGCTGTTGCTCAATTTCTTCTTTCACACCTTTACGGTCCTTATCTGACTTTTCTTGCTCGAGAAGATCTTCCAACTCGGTTTTACTTAGTCCTTCTAAAGATTGAACAACTTCTTCCACTGTTCCTTCAAGAATGTTAGTTTTATCATCATTATCGTCAGGATTTTCCCCATTATTAGGTTGAGGTTCATAAGGGACATTAGGTTCAAGATCAGTTTTTTCAGCTATTCCTGCTGCAACCCAAGCAGCCCCGATCTCATCTGAAACGTCAAGGACATCTCCAATATTCTTAACACTATATTCTGATGCCATCGATACTCGCATTTTGATTTTCATTCACTTTCCTCCTTTTATAAAAAGAAAGAGAGGCGTTTAAGCCCCTCTATTATTATGCGCTGGCATTCTGCAATACTTTAACCGCTTCAGGTAAGATCAACTTGCCATCCACTCGTTCAAACATACGGAAACCAACTTGACCTGTTGCTGCATACAACTCATTTAGACGTTGCATAACACGTCCTTGACGATCTGCAATCCAGTAGTAAGAATAGTCACCGAAAGCCAATGGTTTGGCACCAGCTCCAAGAGCAGGAACATCATCACCTACATAAATAGGTCGGCTTAGCACTCGATCCGGTTCACCAGCTTGTAGTCCTGGTTGCCAGATATATTGTCCGTCGCTATCTTTCAGCTTGCGAACAGCTTTGACCGTACCGTCATTTGCCAAGAAAGAAGCATTACGACGATATGGACGCTTTAGGCTGTGATAAAGGTCAATGAAATCATCTGCAATGAGGGATGCAACCTGACCTGTGGCTGTTGTGTGACCAACTTGTGCTGATTGAATAACACCAGTTGGCTTTCCTACCCCGTCACCATTAATAAACGCTGCCTCTTCTAAGTTTCCGAATCGTTTAGAAAAGGAATTTAAGGCATAGTTATCAATATTAAATGCAGAATCATTTAATAGTTCCTCTGAAACCTTCATGATGGTACCCGCTTTATGAGCACTTAAGACCTTTTGAGAGAACGTTGCGTCACTTTCGGTGTATTGCTCTTTTTCACCCATCCAATTTGCTGTACCATAATCGGACTCAACAGGAATCTCACGGGAACCGCTCGAAGTAGTAATAACAGTAGCCAGTTGACGCATGATGTTTTGTTCTTCTAAACCCTGAATGAGTTTACGTTCGAACTCATCTGGCACAAGATAACCACCGTTTGCATCCGTACCAACAGCTAGGTTTCGAATTTGTGGATCCATAAGTAGAGAGACATCCTCATGGTTAAGTGCTTCTTTTCCATTACGGAACACTTTCCAGAAAGCATTGCGATATTCTTCTGCAGAACGACCTTGTTTTTGATCCATGTTTTGGTTCTGTGGTTCAGGACGGTGCGCTTGATGTACTGGCTGATCTAAATCATTTTCCAGACTAGTAAGTTTTTCTTCCCGATCAATAGAAGCTTTTAAGTTATCTACTTCATTCATGATGCGGTCATACTGCTGCTGATCTTCAGCATTAAAATCACGCTTTTCTTCTTCCGCTCGGTTTACCAAGTCTCGTGCTTGATTTACTAGCCTTGCTCGTTTTTCACGCATTTCGATAATTGTCATAACTATATGACCTCCTTGTTTAATAGCTCCAGTTTTTTCTTGCGTAAATTGTGCATATAAAAATCTTCTTCCGATTCACCATCGTCGTTAGAGGATTGAGTAACTTGATTATTTGGTTTTGGATCTTTTAAAACTTCATTCCGTAATTTATCGATGACCTGTTGAGGCAATAAACCGGAATGGTCAACACTTGCTACAAATTGATAATCTTGTTCAAACATAATCTCATCAATTAACTTGTATTCCATAGCTTGTTGAGGAGTAAGCCACGTCTCTTTGTCCATCATATCCAAGAGATCTGTTTCATTCATTCCGCTTTTAGCCATATAAGAGTTAGCAACTGTTTTATTAACATTTTTCAGTATTCCGGCTGTGTGTTCCATATCTCGGTAATCGCCACCCGCCATCGTAGCAGCATTATGGATCATAATTTGAGCTGTGGGTGACATCATTAAATTATTGACAGCCATTGCAATGACAGATGCAGCACTTCCCGCTAAACCAACGATTTTCCCTGTGGTGTTACCTGAATAATCCTTCAAGGCGGTATAGATCTCGGAACCATCAAACACCGATCCACCACCACTGTTGATATGCACTTCAACATCTTCACCATTCGCATCCTCCAATGCTGATTGGATTTTTTTTGGACTTGTAGCCTCCATATCTAGCCAGTCATAAATCCATTGGTGATTACTTGGGATAATAGGACCCTTCACATTGATTTTTTTCATTGTTTATCACCCCCTTTAAGCGCTGTTGTAATTGGAACCATATTTCCGTTTACCAAATACTCACCCCCGCCTTGTCCTTCAGGTAATGGATTCTGATTTTCCTTATCTCGGATCTCATCAGCGTTCAACCAGCCGTTTTGACGAGCAATCGCATACGCTTCATAACGACTTTTAATGTCGCCTCGTAACAACCCATCCACAAGAAATTCAGCGAAGTACTTTTTCTTCTCTTCCGGCCTAATCAATTGCATCTTAATAGCTTGTTCCCATCGAACGAGCCAAGGACGGATAGTGTGAACCACAAATTCAATGCCCTGGTGTTCAATATTGCTAAATGTAGCCTTCTCTAAATCTCCAATCATGTGAGGAGGTACACGGTAAATTCTAGAAATTTCAGTTGTTTGGAATTTCCTTGTTTCTAAGAATTGCGCATCTTCTGGCGGTATCCCTACCTGATGATATTTCAACCCCTGCTCTAAGATCATCAGTTTATGACTCTTGGATAATCCCGAATGGGCTTCCCTTGTATCCTCTTTGAAACGTTTAAACTGCTCATCATCCAATTGACCAGGGTACTCAATAATTCCTCCGGGTGTGGCCCCTTCACCGAAGAATCGCGCACCAAACTCTTCCGTCGCTTTAGCAAGTCCGATCGCTTCTCGATGCATACGAATGGGAGATTTACCAACAATCCCATCTCCTAATCCGGGAATATGAAATACTCGATGCCTGGGTAGCTTAAAGGACTTACCATCCGGTGTCATCGTTGTATATTCCAACTGCTTTGAACGTGGATTTCTTTCAACAATCGTTTGTGCTGGGTTTAATGGCCACAAAGCAATAGTACGACCAGCTCCATCGATTTCTTTTTCTGCAAATGCGTTTCCCCATGTTAATAGATGGTGTTGCATCAATTCACGAAAGGTAAATGCACTCATTTCTTCATTCGGCTGATCATGCAGCAGTGAATGCAGTTTATGATCTATTGCTTTCCCTTTACCTACTTCTTTTCTTTCGTACATAAACAGAGGTAAAGAAGCAATCGTTTCAAATATAACTTTTTGAGCTGCATATACCGCTGTACTGTTCATGGCATTCTCTTCATTGATGGAAACACCTGAATTTGTACGGGTTCCACCAAACATTCCAGATAACCATTCCGAAGGAGAACTTAATGTACTGGATTGATTCAATAACGTATTAAAAATCCCCATAAAATTTAATCACCGCCCTTCGGTTTGACCTTTTCGTTAGGAGTGTTCCTAGCCCCAAATAATCCAATTAAAAAAATCACCGTACCAATGATGACAAACATCAAGGGTGGTGATACGAGAAATAGGCCTATGCCCAATATAACAAGGCCTAAAATTATAAAAATATCCGATAAATCAGGCTTCACAAAGTTCGCACCCCCCTAAATTTATAAACAGAGTCAGTGGATTCACCCATAACAATGGCAGTAGCCATCGCATTGATCATCGCCACAGTTATATCAATACGATCTCTCGATTTGTTCTTCATAGGCTTAATGTTTTCATTACCGTCTGTGGCAATAACAACATTTCCCCAGCACCAACGTGCTACCGGATTGACCTCATGAGTGAACTCTTCCTTTTTCATCAGTCGTTCAATTGCTTTCATAGAAGGGCTCATATTTTTCATATTCTGTTGAATCTCAATGACTTCGACTCCCTCTTTCATCAATCTCTGACTCAACATCCGGCTATTCCATGGGTCAGTACCGAGCATTTGAAGATTATACTGCTTGCTAATATTAATCAATCTGGCTTCAACGAAGTCATAATCGACAACATCACCAGGAGTAGCAAACAAGTGCTTTTTGTTTACCCACTGATCATAAGGAACATGATCTCGTTTTACCCGTTCCCTCATGTTGTCTTCTGGTATCCATGCATCAAAAACCGCTCTCCACTCATCAATTCCTTTTTGAGGAGGAAATAAGTGACATGCAGCTGTGATATCGGTGGTACTTGATAAATCTAGACCCGTATAGCATTTTTTACCGACTAGATCAGATAAGTTCCATTTCCCGTCTGTTTTATCCCATAACGTCAACGGTTGCCAGCCAACGCTCTTCAAAGATATCCACTGATTTAATCGTAACCATCTGAATAATCGCTCTGATTTCTCAGAGTTTCTAGCTGATACAGCCTCTTGCCTAACACTTTCTATGTTGATGGTGTGCCCTAAAGATGGATTAGATTGAAACCAGACCTCTTCGTCAAATATATCTGCGTCCTCTGGGGCATAGAACATCTTCACATACCATGTCGGATCCACCAATTCACCATCAAGTATTTTTCTTGCCTGTTCATGAATTTCCCAGCCGATAGAGTTTCGGTCTGGATCATCTCCTGCTGTCGTAATGACCCACCAAATAGGTTCTTTACGAGCTGCACCTGCACCAAACGTCATGACATCCCACAAATCTCTATTTGGTTGAGCATGAAGCTCATCAAAGATAACAACAGTAGGGTTAATCCCGTGTTTGGTGTACGCTTCAGCAGACAATACTTTCATGGTCGTTCCAGTTTCACGATTGATGATTTCTTTTTTACTGTCTAAAACCTTAATTACACTTTCCAAGGCTTCATCTTGCTCAATCATGCCCTTAGCAGCTTTATAAACGAGCTCAGCTTGTTGACGGTCAGCAGCACAACAATAAATCTGCCCTCCAGGTGGATCGCAAACTAAATGATAAAGTGCTAATCCAGCAATCAACGAAGTCTTTCCATTTTTCTTCGGTACTTCAAGGTAGGAATATCGGTATTGCCTGTATCCAGATTCAGTAACCGTTCCGTAAACATCCCAAATGATTTCATATTGCCAGTCCAATAAAATAAACGGCTGACCATGAAAATCGTCAACCGCTTTTAGCATCTGTATAAATTCAATGGGTTCTAGAGCACGTTCTTTACTATGTGGCATTGTGACCACCAGAACGTTTATTCATAAATTGAGCCATCGGTGATTTCTTACTATCATCTTCTGGAGGAGATTTTGGAATGGCTTTTACTCTTGCTGTAGGATTCAAAAATAATCGATCTTCAATTTTCAGGAGCATGTCCCGGATCTGATTTAATTTCGTAGTCGAATTATGAATAGTTTTATAAATGCCTATTTCTTCCTCGATGCTTTCAACATCTTCTAACTTTTCTGTCAGCGAATCAATCTGTTTAGAGTAACTGAGCTCCTGGCTGACCATGTTGCAATATCGATTAATAATTCGTTCATCTAGTCCATCTATATACTCGATATGCTTATACAATTTTTTAAGCCTGAGAAATTCCTTGTGAGCAACAGGGTCAGATTTTACGACAGGAGATTCTTTAAATTTAATCCCTGTATAAAGCGATTGTTCCACTTTTTCCCGATGATCCAATTCTTTTTTTGTTCGATGGCTCTTTCCTTCCATTTTCACAAGTTGAACCGGTTTGCTCGATCTGCCTGCCATAAAATCACCCCCTTTAAAAATATTTCATTTTGGGAAAAAAACTCACGCGAAGGTGCCCCCACGGTCTGTAAAGAAATTACAGTAGGTATTTAGACCCCCTACCCCTTCTACAACCATTGTTTTTACATTTATTTACCAAATAAAAGTAGGAAAACGAAACAAAAAGAGAAGAAAAACACATTAAAACTTGCTTAGAAACGTTTATGTTTACTCTTACATTACAATCCTTTAGCTGTCTTACGACTGTGACATGGCTTACATAGGGCTTGATGGTTACTTGGTTCCCAGAACAGTTCACTGTCACCACGATGAGGACGGATATGGTCCACCTCGGTAGCAGGTACCAGTTGACCATGGGACCTACAGTGTTTACACAGTGGGTTGCTTCTCAAGAATACTTCTCTATACTTTCTCCACCTGTTGTCATAACCACGACGGTAAGCACTCTCTCTAAATTGATCATGTGTGTTACCTGATCCCTTATGCTCCTCACAGTAAGTTGTTGCAGTTAAGGTATTGCAACCTGGCTCACCACAAGGTCGGCTCGGTCTACGTGGCATGGTGGTTCTCCTGGATGGAGGTATCTGGATGAAGACCCCGGTGCCTTTCTTCTTTCCACCGGCGGTCTAATTCATTAACTTGTTCTCTCACTTCACTGATCTCACCGATGATCTCTCGACACCTGGCAACACATTTTCTCTTCTCACCCGGTAGCATATCTTTAGTGGGGAGGGTCTTTCTGTAAAGAGCCCATAGGTCTTGTTGTTTCTTGATGCCATCTCTAATTTGTTCAAGTTTACTCACGACAATCACAGGACCTGCACCTTGCTGAAGAATCTAATTCCTCGTCATCTGCAAGTAAAACAACCTTAGTCATAACATCACCACATTCAGGACATTCTTTGTTATAAGTCAAGCCGGATTTGCTACGCACATCCTCAAACTCTCTCAATGCACCAGTAGCCTTCTTCGCTTCACGTTGTACTGCTTTCAATCCTGTAAGTGCATCGGAACAATCTACGTCAATGCTGAGTTTGCCAGCACTTTTCTTCTTCGGAGTAACAGGTCTCCGTGGTGGTGTTTCTGTCATACTCGGTTTATCAATACTTCTTTTACCTTCGCTCGACTTATAGCCAGCCATGATCAACACTCCCTTTATATTTGTTTATCTCCATGCACTCCCGCCCCTGTGCTTTCTCCTATGGCCGACATCACTCGCTTACTTCGCTACGCAGCTACTAACCATAATCTTAGTGGAGATACATTACCCTTATATCCATAACGATTAAGCTGTTTCCCTAACTAACATGTTCCTATCTCTTAAGATGGCAAGCACTCTCCACATCACTTTAGGATTACCGGACTCAATACGATCAATGCTACCCTTCTTCACAAAAGCAACAGTCATAACTCCATCGCAATCTCCTATGATGTGAACCTGCAATACTCCCACCCTCTTATTTATTATTTTTGTATCAGCACCCTTGGCAGGAGTCGAACCTGCAACCGTGAGAATAGAAATCTCATGCTCTTTCCAGTTGAGCTACAAGGACATAAAAAGAGTCACTCACTACATCAGGCAATGTAATGAGTGACTATGCAAACGATGTAGCCACCACCTGGACCTAGTAAACAGATGGTGACCGTGCGTCGCGGCTTTTCCATGCCAACGACTAGACTTAAGATTGGTAGATCAACCAATGCTGACAGCTTTCCACACTATCAGCTGAAACAAGTCAACGTGGTTATACCAACACCGACGGGTAAATCGATGTGGTTAATTCTTTCATACTAGAATCATAACACCTTTTTAGTGAAATGTTCTGCCAAGAATCTGCCATCATCCTGCCATGAAAATTCAATCGTACTTTTCATTTTTGAGTTCATTTAGTCCAAAAATGAAAAAAGCCCACGCTGTCACCAAATAAGCAAATATCCGACTTATTGGAGATAGTTCAACATCAAAAACCGCATAAGCAATCGTGTTAAATATCCAAAGGGCTGCTGCTACAAAATAAATAACTGCAATCATATTCTACCCTCCTTGATTATTTATTACCAAAATATCTTTCTGCGATTTCTCTGCCGAATCCGACACCTCTCATATAGCCTTTCTCCCATTCTGTGTTATCCATATGGTTCATGGTGCATGTTTGGGTATAACAGGTGTAATGAAATTTGTTCAACGCCTTCTGCTGTTGTTCAAATTGATTCTGCAAAGCATAACGTTCATCTTCCCATCCGTTATTAACAAGCATTATCTTAGCTTCTAATTGCTGTTGTAAGGATTCAACTTTTTCAGCTTGCTCGATAAGCCAGTCTGTATGCTTTTTGGTGAATAACTCCCCTAAAATATCACCTAACTCCATGCGTATGTCGCCTTCCTCAGATACTTTGATCGCTTTGTTGTGTATTTCCTTAATAGCTTCTAAACGTTTCAGATCAATCATTAGAATCCTCTCCTTTTTTCGAAACTTACTTCTTTAATCCAATTATCAAATTCTCTTTGTGTCATGTTGTTTGGCAGAAATCTTTCAATCACTTCTGGAAATGGCCTCAACCAAACCTCTAATACTTCTTCTCCAACTTCTCTTTTACTAACTGTCCCAGTAATATTGTTCAAGTAATCTTCCTTTGTCATATTCCAATGTGTGGGACAGTCCACCACCGTAGAAAATCTACAATATAATCCATTGGGTTGTTGAGCTATAAATGCACCCAATGTTTTCACCTCCTTTGTATTTTGGCTAGTTCAACCATCACAGGTTGTAACGTGATAGTTCATTAATCGAATTCTGGTTCCATGCAATCAACGCATAACCTTCTGTGTTCTCCGCAATCTTCGCAAGGCTTTGTTTTACTCGCACCATATTCACAACCCATATGATACGGGGTTACAGTTCCATTCTTCTCCAGCCTTGCCACTTGAGTAAAATCCAAAGGTACTTCTCTGTTACATACACCGCACATTCTTTCACGCATTTATATCTTCCTTTCTATCGTTTTTTAGTAAGTGAGTTCACTACAATACATATTCTGTTGCACTGGTCTAAACGCTGAAAGCGTTGATGCTGTTACGTTTAAAGCATTTTATAAACTGAGCGCACTCCTAGCATTTTTATAGTGCGCTCATAAGAAAATAAAAAGAAAAAGGCTAGATTCGATATTTATCCATAGCCTTATCTAATGAATCCTGGTTGATGCCGATGTACCTTAGCGTGATCTCTTGGCTTGTGTGATTGAATAGTTCCTGCAGCAAGGCAATGTCCTTCGTCTGTTTATAGAAGTGATAACCGAAGGTTTTCCTTAGTGTGTGTGTGCCGATCTCAGATAAGCCTACATACTCTGCAGCTTCCCTTAAGATACGATAGGCTGTTGATCTGACAATAGGCTTGTTGTGTCCCTGTCGGCTCCTGATCAAGTATTCCTCATCGTTCAGTGACTTCACATAAAGCATTAGATCATTACGCACGTAACCAGGTATCTTGACGCGTTTTCTTTTCCGTGTCTTGGTTTCTTTGATGTCTACATGAGTACGTAGCAGGTTTTCCTTCTTCAGCTGCAGAATATCTGATATACGGAGCCCTGTTGCTATCCCTAACAGAAACAGGGCATAGTTCCTTTCATTCTTTTGCCGTAAGTACTCCTTCATCTTTTCAACCTTTACTGGATCTCGTATGGGCTCAACGAAGTTCATGCCTCTTTCACCTCCTTCTCATAAACTTCGATACGGAGCACAAAGGCCAGTTTGTAAATGGCTCTAGCCTTTAATCGGTAGTAATGACGTTCACTGTATCCCAGTTCGTTGTACGCCATGTAATCTAAGATGTCTTCGTGCTCCATGTACCTCTTAACGATCACGGACCGTTCCTTAAAGGGAAGACGGTTCACGGCATTTCTGATTCTATTCATGTATATCTGTTGCTCTTTCTCCAAGTCCATACGTTGAATTGCTGCACTTTCAGTGGAAGAATGGAATTGATTATTATTAGATGGTGGTGTGATCTTAAATTTTGCTGTGATTTGTGGTGTGAATTCGGACGGATCCATAAGCATGTACATCTGATATTTTTCTAGTGCAGCTTCAACGGCATCCTTTGTTTCATCACGATCAATCTTTGGAAGCTTAAAGTTTAGTTGATTTGTCATTCTTCCATCTCACCTCATCAAATAGTTGTTTGAGATATTCACTTGGCTGAATTGCTTTGGTTACACCAGCACGTTTATCTCGTCTGGCCTTATCAACTTTCCATTGCATGTCATAGGTCTGCTTTCTTGCCATTTTGTTTCACCACCCACCTATATAGGAGATACAGTGGCCAAAGAAACACCATGGCGATCAGAATAAACATATAGAAGTTCTCTTCCTCTTCCGTTTCATGTTGTGGATCGTCTTCAAGGAAACACAGCGCTAACCCAATGATTAGGTAAATCACAATTCCGACCATCACATACGCTCCTTTCTAATAAAAAAGAGCACCAACTACAGCTGCACTTGCAGCTTGTAATCAGTGCCCTGGTTGTTCCAGTAGCTTATTTGATTAGCCTTATCTTCGAAATGTTCAAAGGATATATCTTTCTACAAACCAATTATAAAAGTCGCTTAAGGATTCATAGGTTTCTTGTTTGTCGTTATCCAGTGCTTCTTCTCTTCTTTGGTTCAATTCATCAATGACTTCTGCTTTCAATTCCGCCCACCCCTTTTCTAAATGAGTCACTCATCTATCACAGTTTAAAACTCTGCTCCATTTTCCCGTGACATGGTTTCCCGCCTTGCCAGTTAATCGTTAGAGCTCCATATCCTTTCTCTGGAGCAGGAGCCTTAACAACCTCGCCATCTTTCACCACATATACCGCATCTTCATTCAGATCGATTTCCTCTTTCATTCCGACTCCTCCTGACTTATCTTCAGCAATTCGAATAGGTGGTAACTCTTCTTATCACTAATTTCCTTTTGGTTCTTCAGATCACTGATCTCATCAATAAGGTGAGCGATATTTCCTTTTAGAGCTTCGTTAGATTCTTGTTCACCTTCTAGCTGATGTTTCAAGTCCTTCATGTATTGATCATATTAAGCTTGCGGATTCTCCTGCTCAACTTTTTCCTGAACAGGAGTAACCGTCTTTTTTACTCTCTGATCCCTCGATTCCTTCTTTCTATATTTAGAAGAATAAGTGTAGACAGTTTTGATATTTGCACCGGT encodes the following:
- a CDS encoding DUF3954 domain-containing protein, producing MKEEIDLNEDAVYVVKDGEVVKAPAPEKGYGALTINWQGGKPCHGKMEQSFKL